The region TGGCACCCCATGGAGGGTGGACAAGGAACATCTTTTTCTTGGGCTGGTAAATGTCTGGCTTCTATTTGCAAGAGTAGTCAAGGTGATGTCGCCATGGCCTCCAATCTCCCTCTCATCTTTCCAGATAGTCAATGGCTATTTTGTGCACTTCTTTGCACCTCAAGGCCTTCCAGCTGTGCCTAAGAATGTGGTCTTTGTGATTGATATCAGCGGCTCCATGACCGGCCGGAAAATACAGCAGGTGCTCTTCTGGGTGCAAGTGGCAGAAGGGAACAGaggaaaagttgtttttttttttctttaaagtggaAAAAAGCTGATATTTCTGCTGAAAGAGTAGGAAGGGAGACAAGATCTTTAACTCACAAAGCATCTGCCCTCTTTTGTGAGAGGCTGAGGCCTGGGTCAGTGGTACAGATGGCACCGCCGGGCTCCCCACCTCGGGCTGGGAGGAGATGTCACTCAGTTGAGCTCTCCCAGcttcttgtctgctatctctgTCTTTCCCAGACAAGGGAGGCCCTCCTCAGAATCCTGGGGGATGTGAAGGAGAATGACTACCTGAATTTCATCCTGTTCAGTAGTGATGTGACCACCTGGAAAGACAGCTTAGTCCAAGCCACTCCCGAGAACCTCCAGGAGGCCAGAGCGTTTGTGAGAAACATTCACAGTGGTGGAAGTAAGAGCAGGAAGGAGAGCAGACAAGTgtcctgctggcttctctctctgcCCTGAGCAGCCTGTCTCCCTCTTGCCTGGGGGCAGAGACTCTTGGTCTGCAGACACTGGCTGGGGGTAGAGGCAGGGGTGAGGGTCCTCAGGCTTGAAGGAGGACTTCCGGGTGTCTCCTGTGGGTCTAGGGAAATATTCCCTCTGTTCCTAACCCATTGTCCTGGTGCTCCACTAGTTCCACAAAGATAAGGCCCCCAAAGGACTGATTTCCCGACTGCCCCCACTCCAGCATCCTTGCACCCTGGCACCCTGAGGACTCTCCCATGGTgccgtctgtctgtctgtgtcctAGTGACCAACATAAATGACGGGCTGCTGAGGGCCATCAGTATGCTGAACAAGGCCCGGGAAGAGCATAAGATCCCAGAGAGAAGCACTTCCATCGTCATAATGCTGACCGATGGGGACGCCAATGTAGGTGAGAGTGGCAGGTGTGGCAGGTGAGAGTGTATGCTACTCCTGGCTCTGTGGCCTGCTCACTGCGAGACCTTGGGTGGCCCTTCCTGGGTCTCCCATGGCCTCCCAGCCCCTGCTGGGGCTCCCCATCGTCTGCCCTGACAAGGGCTCCTGGTTAGGGCTCCAGCAACTCTGCGCCTATCAGGGCTGTGGCTGGAGCGCGAGCTCGCCTTCTCCCGCAGGTGAAAGCAGACCTGAAAAGATCCAAGAAAACGTGCGGAATGCCATCAGCGGCAAGTTCCCCTTGTATAACTTGGGCTTTGGCAATAATCTGAATTACAACTTcctggagagtatggccctggagaACCATGGGCTTGCCCGGCGCATTTATGAGGATTCCGATGCCGACTTGCAGTTGCAGGTACAACTTGTCTTGCACACCTCCAGGAACGAAGAGCTCACCACCACCCCCGGCAGCTGTTTCTGGTGTGACAATTTCAGTTATTAGAAAGAGCTTCCTCTTGGGTTGAAATCTGCCTCTGGctacctcttcttttttttttttttttttaaatattttactatgtttaaggtgaaagtttacacagcaaactaggttcccatttaacaatttttatacaaattgttccatgaaatTGGTAACATTTTTCATAAAGTGTCAACACTCTCattgttttcattctgtttgctctgtttccattaattcagtttccctgcccctccttagcttctcatctttgttttagggtaaatgttgaccatttggtctcatatggtcaATTATTTAAGGGCGCACAGTACTCGAGGGTGATGCTGTTTTGTAAGTCAATCCATTATTCGGACAAAAAGTGACTCTGGCGACCTCTTCTTCATCTATCATGACCTGATTTTGTTCTCAGACTACACAGAACAGAACCGTTTCCTCCATAGAACTGCCGGATCGAATACAGGCCATCTAACTACATTTGAATCTCTGATGAGCAATGAGTCCTCCAGGGCTCCTGATTTTCACTTCTACGTGGTCTTTTGGTTTGTGGGAGCCCCCACCCCAGGTAGAGATTGGCAGACTCCCCGGCCCACAGCAGCATCAGTGGGAGCCTGCCTGTCCCTGTCTTCTCCATACCTGCCCTGGTGGCCTGAGGTGACCAAGTCCCATTTCTGGACCCCAGGGCTTTTACGAGGAAGTGGCCAACCCACTGCTTACCAAGGTGGAGGTGGACTACCCTGAGAACGCCATCCTGGACCTCACCCAGAACAGCTACCAGCACTTCTATGACGGCTCTGAGATCGTGGTGGCTGGGCGCCTGCTGGATGAGGACCTGAATAGCTTTAAGGCAGACGTGAAGGGCCATGGGGTGAGCTGGGCCAGGCCCAGATGTGTACTGGGGGTGGGAAGGCTGTGCATGGCTGGGCTCCTGCCCCCTAGCTGACAGTCCTGGAACCTGAGCCACTTGGCTTCAGGACTCAAGCCCATGACCCCCTCCCCGctgccctgctccctccctctggcTCTAGGCCACCAATGACCTGACCTTCACAGAAGAAGTGGATGTGAAGGAGATGGAGAaggccctgaaggagcaggagtaCATTTTTGGGAACTACATCGAGCGGCTCTGGGCCTACCTCACCATTGAGCAGTTGCTGGATAAACGGTGACCATTTCCCTCTCACACTGCCAGGCCCATGCCTGAGGCCCCAGTAGTGCCCCAGCGCCTGCCTGTGCCTGCCCCTCTGCTGCCTATGCTCTGGGGGAGCCAAGAGCACCAGGACTCCCTGCACTCTGGGAAATGTACCCCACCCCCAGTCCCACCCGTTGTGCCCTCTTCCTGGCCCAGCCCCAGCAAGTATATTTTAGAAGCAGAGCAGTCTGTAAGGCTCCACTACTGATCCGTCATCCCAGGGCTCAAGTGGGCAAACGCTGCCAAGGCCAGCAGCTGGGAGCCCCTCAAGAGCAGGGCGGGCCTCAGCACTCTGTTCCCACATCAGCATGGGCCTGCAGTGACAGGAGACTAAACAGAACTGAAGGCTGGCATTCAGACCCAGCTCCCCAAGAGGGCAGAGCTTGCAGCCCATTCAAGAGGGGAGAAGACACCTTTAGTTTAGGTGGGATAAGACTTTAAACCCCTGGCACATGGATGTCATCATGAGGGATTGCTGTTAGTGGTCATTAAAAGGCCCTTATGTTTGATAGGGGGCAAAAATGAGACCCGGAGAGGGACTGGGGCGTGGCTCCACTGAGCTGGTGAACCAGTGTTTTCTGTGGGCTCTGCCCTGGGGGACGCCACTGTAGGGAGGTGGAGATGGGGTTCCTAGCCTGGTCTGGAAGCCAGGACaggggaaggcaggcagggagcTGTTCTCCAGGCTGACCCTCCCCACTGGCCCCTCCTTACAGCAAGAATGCCTATGGCGAGGAGAAGGAGAACCTCACGGCCCAGGCCCTGGACCTGTCTCTCAAGTACCATTTCGTGACTCCATTGACCTCCATGGTAGTGACCAAGCCCGAGGACAGTGAGGACCAGACGGCCATCGCCGACAAGCCTGGGGAAGGTAGGCAGGAAGAGTAGAGGCCAGAGCAGGGAGGCCTCCCTCTAGGACACCGGGCCCTGGGTGCCAGAAGAGAAGTGTGGCCAGGTGTGGGCCAGGCTGGAGAGACCCAGACATGCTGAAGAGGGCCAGGTCCAGGTGGCATCCAAAGGAAAACTGGCCAAGGGCTTGGGAGGGTGGTGCAGAGAGAGTGAGGTGGTCAGCATGGACAGTGGAGTGTGGAGTAAGAACCTCTGGGTCTCTACAGGACTGTAGGGGGGCATGCTGCCCAGGAGCCATTTCAAGGAAAGGTACTTAGACTGCAGTATGGAAGGGCTTAGTTAGACTAGAAGAAGCATTTCTAGCCTGAAAGTCAGTCCTGGAGCAGGCTACCAGGTACCTGGGGATTGtgagagaaagaggccctgggagCTGGAGCCTGGGACCAGGCCTGCTCAACCAGACCTTCCTACTTGACAGGGGAgtcctgagtgcctactatgacTTGACACGGGTGGGCCATAGGAGTGGTGTTAGGAGGCATGGGAGGCACAAGAGCTGGGCCAGGCCAGGCCTCTGGCCGCCAGGAGCTCCCGATTCCAGGGGAGACATGGTGGGGGCCCAGCTGGCTGCTGGGGAGGTCTGTGGCCTGGGGCTGGGTTGCAGTGAGCTCCAGCCGCTGTTCAGGCTGCTCCCATCACTTTCATTGACTCGGACACTAGTGGATTTCAACTTCTAacacttttctctttttccttccctaTTGTGCCTAAAGATGCAGAAGGTAAGCTTCAGCCTGCGGCTGGCTGGGCATCATGGGAGGTAGACAAGAGAgaagggcggggcggggggggcttTCCAAGTAAGCTGGGAATGCCCCATGCAGGGAGAGGCATCCAGGACACTTGGGCTCTAGCCCCAGTTCTACTGCCAACTCACCAGCGACCTTGGGGCAGGTGCCACCGCTCTGTGCACATCAGGGGCCCCATCAGTTGAATAAGTGTGGCTCCCTCTGCCTGAGGGGAGACAGTATAAGAACGCTCTGTGACTTGTAAAAATTAGCAACTTACTAGATGCTAGACACTTATACCCAATTAATCCCACAGGAACCCTCCAAGGGGGTCCTCTTACGAGCCCCATTTTAtagggaagaaactgaggcatggagtaAAGTCAGTTTGCTCAAGGCTGCAGTCAGtagatggcagagctgggactagggactaggcagcctggctccagtgCCCATGGTGGTAATCACAGCGCTCTGTACCTTCTcatcataaaatttttttttttttttttaaccctccgAAGTCAACCACCACCAGGCAGAGCCTCCCCAGCCCTACGTGTcttctccgcctctgtctctaaGGGAGTGTCCCGTCCAAGCAGCACACTTGGACTGGGTCACTGTTTTCCCCTCACAGCAGTCCTGTCAAATGTACAgccagtggtgtgtgtgtgtgtggctgcatgtgtgtgcatgtgcgcacatgtgtgtgcgtgtgtgcatgcgtgtgtgtatacatgtttgtgggtgggtgggtgttttACTCCCAAGGAGCAATAGATAGCAATGACCCACACCACACTCTagtggagggaggcagggatTTGGGGTGAGGAAGATATCTGCAATGAGCATCAATCATGAGAAAAAGCTGATGGCTTCATGGCTTGCATTTTAGCCACATCAAAAGGCCCTGTCCCTAACATTAAAAGTACACTCTTATTGTCACCATTCCTGTAAAGGTGTTCCCTGGGCATGCCCCCCATTTCTAAAATCTTAATCTGCCAGCATTGGGCCCCCTGGAGACTGGTGGCTCCCAGACAGGCAGGAGGCATGGAGTTGgggagaaggaaaccctggaCCCCACTCAGGTTGCCCTTTGGCTTCTTTTCAGCCAGGTCTGTGGCCCCCTCCCTGGCCTATCTGAGTGAGTATCTGCTGCCTGCCGCAGCTCCCACTGCCCCCTGCCTGCAGCTTGGCCCTGCCCCGTTCACCTTTAGGGTCTTGCCTGAATCAGCTCTCCGGAACAGACAGACAACTGGGTATCTCGAGGAGAGGTCGGAGGGCAGGAGCATTTGGGAGCAGGAAGGGGGAACTGGGTGGGGGTTCTGGTCCTTCTCAGGGCTGCTTGTTCAACTCAGCCCCTCTCCTCATTTGTGTCCACAGCCAACTACCAGCCTCCGCAAACACCCTACTACTATGGTGAGTGCCCTGGCTGACCCTGGGGCTAGGCACAGGATCCTGAGCACAGCACCTCCTGCTTGTCTGGGAGTCTACCCCGCAGGGCCCCAGAGGCAAGGGGAGGCCTCAGGTACAGTGAGAGGCACCTGGAGCCAGCCCCTTCTCTGATGTGCCCTCAGTGGACGGGGACCCCCACTTCATCATCCAAGTTTCAGAGAAAGATGATGCTATTTGCTTCAACATCGATGAAGACCCAGGCACGGTGCTGCGTCTCATCCAGGACCCAGTCACAGGTGGGCCACATGGACTAGTCCTCACTCTGCTCAGTGATGCACCCATCTTCATGAGCACAGTGCACCCTTCCCTGGCGGAGGGTGGCGGGGGGAGGGCTGCCCAGAGCCACAGTCTCCTGAAGTCCCCCAGGTGCCAGTGGTGTTGGAGAGATGGTTAGAGTTAAGGGCAGCCTGGGCCTGGGGTCTTTTCTCTAAAAGTTTTTCTCCCTGACCCAGCCAAGGGTCAGGTCCACAACGTGGGCCCTCAGCAGCCAGCATGGCCCAGGCGTGTCCAGGGACAGACAGTGCTGGCCTATAAAGTCCTGCTCTCTCCTTGGGCCCTCACTCTGCTACCCCTCAGCAGGCCTGTCTGAAGGGAAAGCCATGTTCCTAAATGGCAGCTTGGACTCAGATGATCTCCTTGGTTTGCCCCTGCCCTGTCCCCCTGGCAGGCCTCACGGTTAATGGGCAGATCACTGGGGACAAGATAGCCAGCCCTGACTCCCAGACCAGGAAGACTTACTTTGGAAAACTGGGGATTGCCAATGCTCTGATGGATCTCCGGATTGAGGTGACAACAGAGAAGATCACCCTGTGGAATGGGGCTGTGCAGAGCACTTTCAGCTGGTTGGACACAGTCACAATCACACAGGATGGGTAAGGTCCCTTGACTAGGTCTCTGAGGGGTGCTACAGCAGAAGGGGCTAAAAAGGCTCTTGAAGGACTTGGATAAATTCCAGGACAGAAGACCTACAGAGATCACAGGAGAGACTGGTGGTCTTGGAGTTCAGTCCCCTGACCTGGGAAGGGTGACCTTGGTGGCCTCCAATGCAGGGCCTGTCAGAGCCAGAACTGGAACTTGACAGATTGTAGGACTGACCTTGAGGGAAGGGTGCTTAGATGAAAGGTAATAACCTGGCAATTGGATAATAAGGATAATTCCCATTCCCATCTTCTCTGGCTAAACTAGTTAGTTCTCAAGCTCCTCAGCCTACCCTGTCTCCAGATCCCCAGAATCTGATGGGCAACACAGGAATGTTACCttcagtgaggctcagagagggagtggaacttgcccaaggtcacataggaaGTTACTGGCTGAGCTAGGGCTGAACCCTAGGCCTCTGGACTCCCAGGACAGCCTCCTCCTCTGCTTACAGAGAGGAATAAGGATCCACTCAGTGGAAGGCTTGGACAACATGTGTAGGCATCTTCTCTCTCACACCCCTAAAGTTGTTTCTGGAGTCTGTGCACTCCTAAGAGCCATGTACAGGGAAGGTTCTGGTGAGACATGCTTCAATTACATGTTCAGTGTTGTAGGCCTTGGGCCCCATGGCCACCTGCTGATCTCCTCTTCTCTCCCAGGCTGTCTGTGACAATCAAcaggaagaagaacatggcagtaTCCTTTGGAGATGGGGTTACCTTTGTGGTCATCCTGCACCAGGTGTGGAAGAAACATCCTGACCACCATGACTTTCTGGGCTTCTACGTGGTGGACAGTCACCGGATGTCAGTGCAGACACATGGGCTGCTTGGTATGGACTGTTCAGGCTGCAGGCTGTTCAGGCTATGTGGTACCTTGTACCCAATACACAACCCAGTCTTTGCACCAACCCTGAAAGGCCAGCTAGAGGCTGACAGCGTGAATGTTTTTATTCCCAGGACAATTCTTCCACCCCTTTGACTTTAAAGTGTCTGACGTCCACCCAGGCCCTGACCCCACAAAGCCAATTGCCACAATGGTGGTAAAGAACCATCAGCTGACAGTCACCAGGTGAGGGGGCTCCTCTGACCCTGCCCAGTAACAAGACAGAAGAAGGAAAGAGCCCTCTCTGAGCAGGCATATTTGTCTGGTGGGCTCTTATCTTCTGTAGGGTGCCCTTGTTTTTCTCTGGGGTCTCGGTCCCCTTTAAGCCCCTCCTATTTAAGGAAAAGGCCAAACTTGGCCACTTAGAAAGAATAATCATGTGACTCTCATTCTTGACCAAAGACTTCTGGGTTCTCAGAATTGCCAACTTCACGTTCTTTTTAACCTTAGATCCATGATATTAGCAGCCATCTTGCCCACCCTGTGTAACAGTATCTGTCTCCTTTCTCCCAGAGGCTCCCAGAAAGACTACAGGAAGGATGCCAGCATCGGCACAAAGGTCGTCTGCTGGTTTGTCCACAACAACGGGGAAGGGCTGATTGATGGTGTCCACACCGATTACATCATCCCCAGCCTGTTCTAAataaaaatgccagctcctgctGAGAACAGCTAGTCCAGGTTGACTAGCGTCAAGAATAGGGGCACAGAGCAGGGCTGGCAGGAGGAGCTGGAACAATAAAGCTTGAGGTGAAAACCAGACAGCTGCCAGCCTCTGCATCCATATATGGGCCCCTGCTCCAGGGAATGGATACCTAGGACCTGAGGCAGCTCAGATGAGGGGATGGCTGGTAGAAAGACAACTTCCTGGTCCTCTCCATCTATGCAACTGAAAGACGGGGTTGGTTGAGGCGGCACATCAGGGTGTCAAATGTATGATGGTTTGGGAAGGAAAAATCAAGAATTGGCTCTAGAGAAAAGGAGCTCCCAGTAGTCGGGAAGGGTTGAATGCATATCAGAGTCCAGGAGGGTCATAAGACAAGTCAGCAGTCATGATTCAGGGGCTCTTATCAGGACCTTCAGGCCTAAAAGTCCTTCTATGACTCAGAAGCAAGGAGTGCTCCAGGGAAGATACAGCTCACAGCTGGATGGGGATGTCATTTATCCCTTCCTCCTTCCaattatctatctatccatccacttACCTATCCAACAATACATCCATCCACCAACGTATCCATCCAAACGCCCATCCAAACACCCATCCAAACACCCATCCaaacacccatccatccatccatccatccatccatccatccatccatccatccatccatccatccatccatccatccatccatccatccatccatccatccatccatccatccatccatccatccatccatccatccatccatccatccacccacccattgaTCCAGCAGATAATCACAACATCCGCTCTGGGCCAGGATCTGGGGCACACAGCTTAGTAACCCACAGGTGTCccaagtttgccttcagctggattGGGCAATGCTGGGATCCTCTAATCGTATATCTTGGTAACCACCTGCTCCACCATCAAGGAGTTCAGGGTGGGGACAGAGAGAGGTTTTTGGAGGAGGGGCTCTGAGAGCTCTCCAGCCTGGACAACCCTCTCCTGTCTGGACAACTGCAACCGCCCCTTCCTGGGTCTCCCTGTCCCTCCCCTGCTGCATCACTTTCTAGGTTCTAGACACACAGGTTGCTTCCAGTTCTGCAAACACACCCCCTCCTGCCCTAGCTTCTTTGCctctgctgttgcctctgcctgAGGGTCTAAGGGCATATGGGGCAGAGGGTGCCCACTGAAAGAAGCAGTTAGTGGTTGGTGGCAGAGGAACACAATAAGGCTGAAGGAGTTTGAAATCAGACTGGGAAGGGCTATGGATGCCAGTGGGGGTGGGCTCGGGCCATGATTCACTAGGAAGTTGTCCTACCTCCCACTCTGGGGGCCCACTGACAGCCCCCCCCCGACCCCCAGAGCCAGAATAGGGCTTTCCAGGGCCCACACTGGCCTGGGAGCTGGAGAGGCCGCTAGAGGGTGGGAGGGCAGTCCAGGAGGAATGATTACCCTCAGAGAGATCCCAGGTGGCTAGTGGGGCTACTGAGGAACTGGCAGCTGTTATTGCCCTAGGGAGGGGGCATATGAGACACTGCTCCCACCCTGATGGCCTCCCCATGGCCCCAGGGTGAATGCAGCAGAAGCCCTGACTGGACTGGCCTGTGAACGGGGCAGGAAAGGGAACTACTAGAGGGGGTGGGCCTGCCATCCCATTCAGGAGCACTGGGTCTGCTGAGGAGCCACATGACATCTTGAGTGTCAATTttcacatctgcaaaatgggaaggaAGGTCCTGCCAACTGGAGAGTGTGCGAAGGCAGCGTTGTTAGTTTCTGGTCCTCCTGAGGGTACCTATCTCTGCCCTGGTGCTCCAGAGAGAAACCAAGCCTGGTAAGTcagggagaaaaagaggaagaggggCTCCAGCCAAAATTCTGCCTCCTCTCCCCAACACACAGATGGGGAGGCCCTTTACACAGATAACACGCAGATGGGGAGGCCCTTCGCACAGGCAAAAACTAGGCAGAACTGTCCTTTCCCTGACCTATGCCATCCTGGCTGCACCTCTCCCTGCCTATAGCCTTTGGTGGTTCCTGGGCTTTCAGGGTAGAGACTATGCTTCATGGCAAGGTAGACACAGTTCATGTTGGCCTGGCTCGCCCTCCCCACTGCTCCCTCCATCATCCCCTTCACCTCATCCCACAGGACCGCTTTCCTTCACCTCCCTGAACTCAGCAAAGCATGTCCTGGTTCTAGGCCTGGacatatgctgttccctctgcctggtgtccttgttcttcttttccattgGGCTAACTTCTCTTTGTTCTTCAAAACTCAACCCCAGTGCAACTGAAGCCACTCTTGGCAGTCACCTTTCACCCAAATAATAGagtggcctataaaataaacaataacatctgtgaggaatgtgctccttagaacaatcaactattatgagaccaagtgggcaacattttcccaaaagcaaaaatgtaaaggcaaggaggggcagggaaatggtagggatggaaacagggaaaaaaaccaaaaaccaaacccattgccaagcgagtcgattctgactcataacgaccatataggacagagtagaactgccccacagagtttccaaggagcccctggtggattcaaactgccaacctttcggttagtagcggtagctcttaaccactacaccaccatggtttctgagatgaggaaggcagggtggagatggggagagtactgacacattgcagggatagcaACCCATGTCACGGAACAATTGGTGTATGCATTGTTGAATGGAAAACTGATTTTcatcttcttatttttttcttgtgctaaCCCAATAACTTTTGAACACAGTACTTTATATAAATTCGGGTTAAAAGCAAAAAGAACTCTAGTTAAGTAGAACCCTAATTAAGTAGGTTTGATTTTTTACAGTAGTATAATTAGCAATTCTGAAAACACTTTATATAAgaaccagttgccctcgagtaggttccaactcatggcaatgccaggCGTATCAGAGTAGACCaggaggttttttctttttaattttattgcacttcagttgaaagtttacagcgcaaactagtttctcactcaaaaatttacatacaaattgttttgtgccattggttgcaacccccacaatgtgtcagcactccccgCCCAACCTTTTACCTTTACacttgggttccctgtgtctattcctccagttttcctgtcccttcctgccttcttgtctttgcttttgggcaggtgttgcccatttggtctcgtatacttgattgacctaagaagcatgttcctcacgtgttttttgtttgttttataggcctgtctaatctttggctgaaagatggacttcaggagtggcttcagttctgagttagcagggtattcGAGGGCCACAGTCTCGGcggttcctccagtctcggtTAGAccagaagtctggtcttttttttttttttttttttgcgaatttgaattttgttcatttttctcctgctctatctggaaccctctattgtgatccttgtcagagccatCGGTAGTggcagccagacaccatctagttcttctggactcaggctcttggaggccgtggttcatgtggacaattagtcctttggactaatattttccttgtgtctttggttttcttcattcttctttgctctggatgggatgggaccaatagatgtatctgagagggccacttgcaagcttttcagaccccagatgttactcaccaaagtaggatgtaggacactttttttaatgaactatgttatgccaattgacctagatgtccccgagaCCATGacggatgagaaactaatttgctgtgtatactttcacctaaaaacataataaaatattaaaaaaaaaaaaaaaacttgctataaaaatgttcattaacaatttaaaaaaaaaaaaaaaaaactcagccccAGAAACACCAgttccagaaagccttccctgatatCCCCTGGGATGGGGGAGATGTCTCCCCCGGGATCCTGCAGCACCTGGTGCTTTTCTCTGTGGCAGTGTCTGTCATGGTGCCCAGTGTACTCACAGCACCTGGCTTAGACCCAAGGAGGTGCTGGAAAGAGCTTGATGAAGGAAACAGTGAAGGGCATGGCTCTCCTTTCATTGGTTCACAGATGACGCCTCCCCTGAAGGTGCTGGCTGGACTCCTCTGCCATTGCACAAATTCCACAGCCCCGTTCTGGTGGCCCGTGTCCCATAGGGGTGAGTTTAGGATGGGCACTCCTCCCTCCATCTGGTGTGTCAGGGCTAGCCCCACAGTAAGCCTAACAGAGCCTCCCGGCTGCTCCTGTGTCTTAGAGAGCTCTGGCCTGAGGCCCTCTGAATGTCCTTCACAAAATGACTCAGCCTGAGGTCCCCTCCTGCCAGCGAGGCTTGACGGAAAGGCAGCAGTGCAGGGAAGGGTGTTTCTGTGTGTTTGGCAAACCTGCTGCTGGAGATCCCTCCCACCAGCCTGTCTTTTGACCTTTCTAGGAAGACTCACTCAGTAAACACCCTCCCCAGTTCAAAAGCTGGGAAAAGAACATTTTTCATTTGGATCATTAAAGCTGTCTGTCaactcggctgggccatgattctcagtggtttggcagttatgatgtagtttggcagtggtATAATTATGtcgtcacctccatgatgaaatctgatataatgtgctcacctccacgatgagatctgctgtgagtacccaatcagttgaaagggagtttccttaggggtgtggcctgcatccaatataggtggactttctggcaaagcttgtgggcttttgcttgctctggatctggCAGGtggttcctgtttgtctgacctccagttcttgggacttgagctagcagcttacctgccatcttgcctgcttatcttgggattcattggtctccTCAACCTGTGAGCCGGGCAAGTCTCC is a window of Elephas maximus indicus isolate mEleMax1 chromosome 20, mEleMax1 primary haplotype, whole genome shotgun sequence DNA encoding:
- the ITIH3 gene encoding inter-alpha-trypsin inhibitor heavy chain H3 isoform X5: MAPALWSCLILVLFSGLVASGFPRSPFRPLGKRSLPEGVVDGIEVYSTKISCTVTSRFAHNVVTTRAVNRAEKAKEVSFDVELPKTAFITNFTLTIDGVTYPGNVKEKEVAKKQYEKAVSQGKTAGLVKASGRKLEKFTVSVNVAAGSKVTFELTYEELLKRHKGKYEMYLKVQPKQLVKHFEIEADIFEPQGISMLDAEASFITNDLLGSALTKSFSGKKGRVSFKPSLEQQRSCPTCADSLLNGDFTITYDVNRESPANVQIVNGYFVHFFAPQGLPAVPKNVVFVIDISGSMTGRKIQQTREALLRILGDVKENDYLNFILFSSDVTTWKDSLVQATPENLQEARAFVRNIHSGGMTNINDGLLRAISMLNKAREEHKIPERSTSIVIMLTDGDANVGESRPEKIQENVRNAISGKFPLYNLGFGNNLNYNFLESMALENHGLARRIYEDSDADLQLQGFYEEVANPLLTKVEVDYPENAILDLTQNSYQHFYDGSEIVVAGRLLDEDLNSFKADVKGHGATNDLTFTEEVDVKEMEKALKEQEYIFGNYIERLWAYLTIEQLLDKRKNAYGEEKENLTAQALDLSLKYHFVTPLTSMVVTKPEDSEDQTAIADKPGEDAEARSVAPSLAYLTNYQPPQTPYYYVDGDPHFIIQVSEKDDAICFNIDEDPGTVLRLIQDPVTGLTVNGQITGDKIASPDSQTRKTYFGKLGIANALMDLRIEVTTEKITLWNGAVQSTFSWLDTVTITQDGLSVTINRKKNMAVSFGDGVTFVVILHQVWKKHPDHHDFLGFYVVDSHRMSVQTHGLLGQFFHPFDFKVSDVHPGPDPTKPIATMVVKNHQLTVTRGSQKDYRKDASIGTKVVCWFVHNNGEGLIDGVHTDYIIPSLF
- the ITIH3 gene encoding inter-alpha-trypsin inhibitor heavy chain H3 isoform X1; the encoded protein is MAPALWSCLILVLFSGLVASGFPRSPFRPLGKRSLPEGVVDGIEVYSTKISCTVTSRFAHNVVTTRAVNRAEKAKEVSFDVELPKTAFITNFTLTIDGVTYPGNVKEKEVAKKQYEKAVSQGKTAGLVKASGRKLEKFTVSVNVAAGSKVTFELTYEELLKRHKGKYEMYLKVQPKQLVKHFEIEADIFEPQGISMLDAEASFITNDLLGSALTKSFSGKKGRVSFKPSLEQQRSCPTCADSLLNGDFTITYDVNRESPANVQIVNGYFVHFFAPQGLPAVPKNVVFVIDISGSMTGRKIQQTREALLRILGDVKENDYLNFILFSSDVTTWKDSLVQATPENLQEARAFVRNIHSGGMTNINDGLLRAISMLNKAREEHKIPERSTSIVIMLTDGDANVGESRPEKIQENVRNAISGKFPLYNLGFGNNLNYNFLESMALENHGLARRIYEDSDADLQLQGFYEEVANPLLTKVEVDYPENAILDLTQNSYQHFYDGSEIVVAGRLLDEDLNSFKADVKGHGATNDLTFTEEVDVKEMEKALKEQEYIFGNYIERLWAYLTIEQLLDKRKNAYGEEKENLTAQALDLSLKYHFVTPLTSMVVTKPEDSEDQTAIADKPGEGRQEEAACSTQPLSSFVSTANYQPPQTPYYYVDGDPHFIIQVSEKDDAICFNIDEDPGTVLRLIQDPVTGLTVNGQITGDKIASPDSQTRKTYFGKLGIANALMDLRIEVTTEKITLWNGAVQSTFSWLDTVTITQDGLSVTINRKKNMAVSFGDGVTFVVILHQVWKKHPDHHDFLGFYVVDSHRMSVQTHGLLGQFFHPFDFKVSDVHPGPDPTKPIATMVVKNHQLTVTRGSQKDYRKDASIGTKVVCWFVHNNGEGLIDGVHTDYIIPSLF